The segment TTTATCATATGGGTTATTTAAATTTAGCATTAATCTTAAATGCTGTTTTTTTATTTTATTGAGCGAATAAAAAGAACTATCAAATTTAGATAAATATGTTTTGGCTTCTGTAGCAAATTCATGCCTATATTCCAATGGACAACAAAAATAATACCCTTGAATTAATTCGCATATAAATTCCATAAAATTATTTTTTAATTCATTTAGCAGTTGTTTATTTTTTAAAAAATTTTCCACCATATAAATTGATTTAAAAATATCAAAAACTCTTTTACTTTTTGCACTAGATGTCATTATAGAGCCTTCTCTAATGCGGTAATAATACAAAGCCTCATCTAAAAATGCGATCCTTTTAGCTAGTATTAAGGATTTAATATGTGGATATATATCTTCAAAAAGTAAATTTTGTGGATAGATTTCTTCATTTTCCCATAGGGAATTTATTAAAAATTCATATGAATAAAATTTTAAACATGCTCCAAAGCGTCCAAATAATACATCTTTAATCTCACTATAATCACATACATCATTTTTTCTAATCTTATAACAATCGGTTTTTAAATAATCACTTGATTCTATTCTTTTATCTTTCTCTATGTATAGCAATAAACTCATTATGCATATATCTGAATTTGACTCTTGTGATTTATTATATAGTTTTTCTAAAGCTTGAGTATCTAACCAATCATCTGAATCTGCAAAATAGATATATTTAGGGTTTATATTGCTATCTATTAAATATTTTATTCCTGAATTCCTAGCCGCACCAAGTCCGCCATTTATCTTATCTACGATATGAATTCTATTATCATTTTTAGCATACTCTTTTAAAATTTCTAAGCTAGAATCAGTTGAACCATCATTTACACAGATTATTGCTATATCTTTTAGAGTTTGATTAACTACTGAATCTAAGCACTCTCTTAAATATTTTTCTACATTATATACTGGAATTATGATTGATACTTTAATCTTACCCACTTTATGCCTTTAAATCCCAAATTTAACTCTTAAACTTCTATTATATTTAAAATATTTATTATATATTTTAAATATAATCTTATTGATTTTTTTATGCTGTTTTCTTATATTGTATTCGCAATATCGCAAATAAATTATATATAATTTAGTAATTTTAGTATTAAATTTATATTTTTTTGAAATTTCTTTTATTTTATTAATTACAAATATAAGGTCTTGTATATTTTTTTCAATTACATTATTACAGTTACTTTTAGTTGTTGAATTCTCATTTTGACGATAGTAGTACAAAATATCACAAGTATGATAAAATTTATTAGATAAATTCCAAAGCACAAAACTCATCAAAGCATCCTCTGCCATGATAATTCTATCTTTTAAATTTAAAATTTCAAAAGCTTTTAAATAGATATCTCTTTTAACCATCATAAAAGCTAAACTCCATCTCGGATAGCCTTTTTGTCTATACATATAATTAGCATACTCTTCTAAAGATTCAAAGCTATCATTTTCTAAAATTTTATCAAATATAGTAGCATTGCCATTTTCATAATTATAAGCATTAAATTTCACTACATCATAATACCCATTTTTAGTGGCATTATAAGCTATCTCACAAGCCCTTAAATCCAAAAAATCATCAGAATCTAAAAATACCAAATACTCGCCATTAGCTGCTAAAACAGCGTTATTTCTACTAGTAAATGGCCCTTGATTTTGCTTATTTTTAATAATCTTTATTCTATTATCATTTTTAGCATACTCCTGGGCGATATCCATGCTTTTATCACTTCCGCAATCATCTACTATTATAATCTCTATATCTTTTAAACTTTGATTTATTGCTGAGTCTAAGCACTCTCTTAAATATTTTTCTATATTATATACAGGAATTATTATTGATGCTTTTGGATTATTTATCACTTTTAAGCCTCTTAAATAGATTTTCCCACTGCTTCATCACCACCTCTTTGCTAAATTTATTTTTGACTATCTCTTTGCTTTTTTCACCCATTTTAGCTCTTAAGCTCTCATCTTGCATTAATATTTTTAGTTTATTGGCGTATTCATCTAAATTATTATCTTCTATCAAAAATCCGCTTTTTTCATCTTCTATTATATCGCTTGGGCCTGTGGCGATATCAAAGGCTATGGTTGGCAAGGCATAAGTCCCCGCCTCTATAAGCACCATAGGAAGTCCTTCAAAGTGGCTTGCCATAGCATATATGCTAGCACTTAGATACTCGCTCTCTACATCTTTAGTAAATGGTTTTAAGATTATAGAGTTAGATAAATTTAGATTATCTATCTTAGTTTTTATCTGTTCTTTTAGATCGCCATCGCCTACGATATGTAGTTTCCAATCTTTGAATTCTTTGTTATCTTGAATTAACTTCCAAATATCTATTAAGCGTAGGAAGCCTTTTTCTTTTGATAGCCTACCTACGCTTACAACTAATTTTTGTGAGTAATTAGTATTTAAATTTGAGATATTTGGAATGAAATTTGGGATTATATAAAAATTAGAATTTGGGTATTTTGTTTTAAATTTATCAAGCTCTTGAGAAGAAAGCAATACAAAATTTT is part of the Campylobacter lanienae NCTC 13004 genome and harbors:
- a CDS encoding glycosyltransferase family 4 protein, with protein sequence MKKILIVVPDLSIVGGRERVVANLSNELVKNYKIYITSIFNANKNIVFNYSKNIELIKLSDIKEITLSNVKNPFFKILRELARPLVRFANRIIIKIMSRRFIKLAKKIEPDIIIDNSDSFINGKFAVKNSAVIKLIHGKFDIYKNFNLDGLQNFVLLSSQELDKFKTKYPNSNFYIIPNFIPNISNLNTNYSQKLVVSVGRLSKEKGFLRLIDIWKLIQDNKEFKDWKLHIVGDGDLKEQIKTKIDNLNLSNSIILKPFTKDVESEYLSASIYAMASHFEGLPMVLIEAGTYALPTIAFDIATGPSDIIEDEKSGFLIEDNNLDEYANKLKILMQDESLRAKMGEKSKEIVKNKFSKEVVMKQWENLFKRLKSDK
- a CDS encoding glycosyltransferase family 2 protein translates to MINNPKASIIIPVYNIEKYLRECLDSAINQSLKDIEIIIVDDCGSDKSMDIAQEYAKNDNRIKIIKNKQNQGPFTSRNNAVLAANGEYLVFLDSDDFLDLRACEIAYNATKNGYYDVVKFNAYNYENGNATIFDKILENDSFESLEEYANYMYRQKGYPRWSLAFMMVKRDIYLKAFEILNLKDRIIMAEDALMSFVLWNLSNKFYHTCDILYYYRQNENSTTKSNCNNVIEKNIQDLIFVINKIKEISKKYKFNTKITKLYIIYLRYCEYNIRKQHKKINKIIFKIYNKYFKYNRSLRVKFGI
- a CDS encoding glycosyltransferase family 2 protein; translated protein: MGKIKVSIIIPVYNVEKYLRECLDSVVNQTLKDIAIICVNDGSTDSSLEILKEYAKNDNRIHIVDKINGGLGAARNSGIKYLIDSNINPKYIYFADSDDWLDTQALEKLYNKSQESNSDICIMSLLLYIEKDKRIESSDYLKTDCYKIRKNDVCDYSEIKDVLFGRFGACLKFYSYEFLINSLWENEEIYPQNLLFEDIYPHIKSLILAKRIAFLDEALYYYRIREGSIMTSSAKSKRVFDIFKSIYMVENFLKNKQLLNELKNNFMEFICELIQGYYFCCPLEYRHEFATEAKTYLSKFDSSFYSLNKIKKQHLRLMLNLNNPYDKKLIKIKHKIIYIFNRLKWSLGI